A genome region from Mugil cephalus isolate CIBA_MC_2020 chromosome 13, CIBA_Mcephalus_1.1, whole genome shotgun sequence includes the following:
- the LOC125018959 gene encoding SLC35A4 upstream open reading frame protein-like, which produces MANDKNPLGQLKDLVELKDQLEDIQRRVEDEIQAGVPPGGSLLASPFLKGFLAGYVVARLRSSALLGVAVGTCTGMYAAQNYAVPNIENTVKDYINNLRGGRK; this is translated from the exons ATGGCTAATGACAAG AATCCTCTGGGACAGCTCAAGGACCTGGTGGAGCTGAAAGATCAGCTGGAGGACATTCAGAGACGGGTGGAGGATGAGATACAGGCTGGGGTTCCTCCC GGAGGCAGTCTGCTGGCTTCTCCGTTCTTGAAGGGTTTTCTGGCTGGGTACGTTGTTGCTAGGCTACGCTCTTCAGCTTTGCTGGGTGTTGCCGTAGGAACGTGTACAGGAATGTATGCAGCACAGAATTATGCTGTTCCCAACATTGAAAACACCGTCAAAGACTACATAAACAACCTGAGAGGAGGACGCAaatga